A genomic region of Cannabis sativa cultivar Pink pepper isolate KNU-18-1 chromosome 1, ASM2916894v1, whole genome shotgun sequence contains the following coding sequences:
- the LOC115705455 gene encoding aspartyl protease AED3, producing MMKGFLISTLAVVLLLLLSTAQASSNNNNCWKKKEQGSTLEVFHVYSTCSPFRPPEATSWEESVLQMQTKDQARVLYLSSLVARKSVVPIASGRQVVQSPTYIVRAQIGTPPQTMLLAMDTSNDAAWIPCDGCVGCSSTVFTPLKSTSYKPLPCSAPQCNQVPNPTCSGSACSFNMSYGSSTIAASLSQETLKLATDAIPAYTFGCINKATGSSVPPQGLLGLGRGPLSLLSQTQNLYKSTFSYCLPSFKSLNFSGSLRLGPVAQPIRIKYTPLLKNPRRSSLYYVNLVGIKVGRKTVDIPPSALAFNPTTGAGTIIDSGTVFTRLVVPVYTAVRDEFRRRMGKAVVSSLGGFDTCYSVPITVPTLTFMFAGMNVTLPQDNFLIHSSSSNLACLAIAAAPDNVNSVLNVIANLQQQNHRLLFDVPNSRLGVARETCS from the exons ATGATGAAAGGCTTCTTAATCTCCACACTAGCTGTGGTACTTCTATTACTACTAAGTACAGCCCAAGCATCATCAAACAACAACAACTGTTGGAAGAAGAAAGAGCAAGGCTCAACCTTAGAGGTGTTCCACGTGTACAGCACGTGCTCACCATTCCGACCACCTGAGGCCACCTCATGGGAGGAGAGTGTCCTCCAAATGCAGACCAAAGACCAAGCCAGGGTGCTTTACCTCTCCAGCCTTGTGGCTAGGAAGTCTGTGGTGCCCATTGCTTCAGGAAGACAGGTTGTCCAGAGCCCAACATACATTGTCAGAGCCCAGATCGGTACACCTCCACAGACCATGCTCCTAGCCATGGATACCAGCAACGACGCCGCCTGGATTCCATGCGACGGTTGTGTCGGCTGCTCTTCCACCGTCTTCACCCCTCTCAAGTCCACCTCTTACAAACCTCTTCCTTGTTCCGCTCCTCAGTGCAATCAG GTACCCAATCCTACTTGCAGTGGCAGCGCGTGTAGTTTCAACATGAGCTACGGTAGCTCTACCATAGCAGCTTCCCTATCTCAAGAGACTCTCAAACTGGCCACCGACGCCATCCCAGCCTACACCTTCGGTTGCATCAATAAAGCCACTGGCAGTTCTGTACCACCACAGGGTCTTTTGGGCCTGGGCCGAggcccactctctcttctttcACAGACCCAAAATCTTTACAAATCCACTTTCTCTTACTGCTTGCCCAGTTTCAAGTCCCTTAACTTTTCTGGGTCACTCAGACTTGGGCCTGTTGCACAGCCCATAAGGATTAAGTACACTCCATTGCTTAAAAATCCAAGAAGATCATCACTTTATTATGTGAATTTGGTGGGTATTAAGGTGGGAAGGAAAACTGTTGATATTCCTCCCAGTGCTTTGGCTTTCAATCCAACCACTGGTGCTGGCACTATCATTGATTCAG GCACGGTGTTTACCCGATTGGTGGTTCCCGTTTACACGGCGGTGCGAGATGAGTTCCGTAGGCGCATGGGAAAGGCGGTAGTTTCCTCGCTCGGGGGTTTCGACACGTGCTACTCAGTCCCTATCACCGTGCCCACCTTAACATTTATGTTCGCGGGCATGAATGTGACATTGCCACAAGACAATTTCCTGATCCACAGCAGCTCTAGTAACCTCGCGTGCTTGGCGATCGCGGCCGCACCGGACAATGTGAACTCGGTGCTTAATGTCATTGCCAACCTTCAGCAGCAAAACCACAGGCTGCTCTTTGATGTGCCCAACTCAAGGCTTGGAGTGGCCCGTGAGACATGCTCTTAA